TTGATTAAACAGATTAGATTTTTTATTGTAAGGGGATTAAACAGATTTTTTTTGTAAGCGGATTGAACGGATTGAGCGGATTTTTTTTTATTTCTTTTTCCGTTAAATCCGCTTACTAAATCCACCCGCTTACTATTAAAAATCTGCTTCCTTAATTTTCTACCTGCACAGGTCGCAATTTTTTTAACTATCACCAACTTTCTAACCCAACTTCATAGCGGTTTCTTAACCATAACCTTTTATCCAAAAAGGCTTCTTGTCCCACCACCGCCTTCTTTTTATCTCACTTGTGGGTATAAAAGCTCGGGCTACCAATTCCCCTCATTTCACTGACACATTGCAGTAATCTACATTTTTTTCTTGACAGAAATATCCTTTTACCGTATAATAATATTAAACAAATAAATTTAATAGAAAGGGGGATTAACATTGAAGATAGGAGTGTTAACTGGTGGTGGAGATTGTCCGGGACTTAATCCGGCGATTAGAGGGATAGTCTTAAGGGCAATAGATTTAGGATATGAGGTTATTGGCATTAAAGATGGCTGGAAAGGAATGGTTAATGGTGAGACACAGTCTCTTAATATAAACGATGTTGAGGGAATAATTTCAAAAGGGGGAACAATACTTGGCACCTCGCGAACTAACCCTTTTAAAAAGGAAGGGGATAAAGAGAAGGTTTTAGAAAATATTAAAAAATTAGGATTAGATTGTATCATTGCCATTGGTGGTGAGGATACTCTAGGTGTTGCAGAGAAATTCTATCAATCAGGGGTAAAAGTAGTTGGAGTCCCTAAAACTATGGATAATGACCTGTCATGCACTGATTATACCTTTGGTTTTGATAGTGCGGTAACCGTAGCCGTAGATGCCTTAGAACGATTGCGGGATACCGCACAGTCACATCGGAGAGTAATGGTTTTAGAAGTAATGGGTAGATATGCTGGCTGGGTATCTCTTTTTACAGGTATTGCCGGTGGGGCAGATTGGATATTGATTCCAGAGATTCCGGTTGACCTGGATAAAATGTGTGACCATTTAAAGAAACTACGGCAACGAGGAAAACCTTATGCCGTCATTGTTACCTCTGAAGCCGTCGAATTACCAGGAATGGCTGAACAGGAGCAGGAAAAGGATGCCTTTGGGCATATTATTCTTAAAGAAAAAGGTGTTGGAGAAAGAGTGGCAGAAGAGATTAAAAAGCGAACCGGGTTTGAAACAAGGGCGGCAGTCATTGGACATATCCAACGCGGTGGGGCTCCAACGGTCTTTGACCGAATGTTAGGCATTCGTGTCGG
The DNA window shown above is from bacterium and carries:
- a CDS encoding 6-phosphofructokinase, coding for MKIGVLTGGGDCPGLNPAIRGIVLRAIDLGYEVIGIKDGWKGMVNGETQSLNINDVEGIISKGGTILGTSRTNPFKKEGDKEKVLENIKKLGLDCIIAIGGEDTLGVAEKFYQSGVKVVGVPKTMDNDLSCTDYTFGFDSAVTVAVDALERLRDTAQSHRRVMVLEVMGRYAGWVSLFTGIAGGADWILIPEIPVDLDKMCDHLKKLRQRGKPYAVIVTSEAVELPGMAEQEQEKDAFGHIILKEKGVGERVAEEIKKRTGFETRAAVIGHIQRGGAPTVFDRMLGIRVGVKAVDLIANQQFGQMVCLKGNEIQSAPLKEAVAELKMVTQQWWNLAQTLFK